The sequence below is a genomic window from Mycobacterium heidelbergense.
TGGTCCGCTGCCGAGGATGCCGAGGCATGGGAGGCGACCGTCGGGGACGGCGTGAGCGATGCGCCGCGGTGACATCTGGCAGGTCGACCTGGAACCCGCCCGTGGCAGCGAGGCGAACAAGCAGCGCCCCGCCGTCGTCGTCAGCAACGACAGGGCCAATGCCGCAGCGACATCCCTTGGCCGCGGCGTCGTCACCGTGGTGCCGGTAACCAGCAACATCGACAAAATCTATCCATTTCAGGTGCCACTGTCGGCGGCGACAAGTGGACTCGCCGTCGAGTCAAAGGCACAGGCCGAGCAGGTGCGCTCTATTGCGGCACAGCGCTTGCTGCGCCGCATTGGCCAGGTCTCGGCGGCCGAACTTGCCGCGATTGACGATGCGCTGCGGCTCCATCTGACGCTCTAAGCAGCCAGCGCGCATCGGCGCTACCCGAGCGCTTTGGCCGCCGGCAAGCTGGCCGAATGCCGCTGGCCGGTGAGCGCTTTGCCTGCTTTCAGCGACAACTTGACCGCACCGACGTGACCTGAATCCTATTGCACAGCAAGGAAACTCACGTCAAGACGTCGACAGGCTGGCCGGTGACGTCGGCGGTCGGCCGGCCGTCCGCCGCGCTCAGACGACCTGCAGCCCCTCGGGGATGTCCAGCGGGTTGCGCCAAAACGCGTCATTGACAAAACGATTGAACAAATCCGGCGGCAACAACGTCGCCCGCGGCTCAGCCTTGACCGTACCGCGCACCGTGTGCAACCCCGGCGTACCGGCGCGCTCGTCGAACTCGGTGACGTCGTAATCGACGTGGCCAAAATCGTGCTCAAAGGCCGGCTCACCCAAAAACGCGTAGATGGCGTGCATCACCTTGGCCGGATCCGTGCTCAGCGTCTCGTACTGGACCAACAACAGCCGATCCGTCTGCGCGCCATAACACGCCTGCTTCAGCGCATCGTAGGGACCACCGACCATGCCATCCGGCGCCACCACGCCATTGGCGCGGGTGTACACCGTGCCATCGGGCTGATAGTTGAAAATTGACGACGGGCTAAAGATATTGCGCTGGATCAACCGCTCAATGCTGTCGACCACCCACGACAACTCCCGCACACAGGCGATCACCTTCGCCTCCGGGAACAGCCGCTCGATCGCCGGCATCCACGCACACCACGCACGGCTGGTATCAAAGATCACCTCCGCCGGGCAATCGGCATAAAAGTCATCGAACAACCCACGCAGGATCCGCTCCCGCTTAGCGTCATCGATGAACACCGAAAACTCATTGCGCGCACTCATCTGACTCAGCAGCGCACCGAACAGCCCCGCCAACGGACCCGACATCCCAGCCTCAAACCGCGGATTCTGCCGCAACAACGCCGCCAACAACGTCGAACCCGACCGTGGGAGACCCGAGATGAAATGCATAGATGCCATGGGGCTCTCCTTAACCGTCCGTCGGGTGGCCCGCGGACATCGAGTCGTGTAATGCCCACTAGATGGTAATTGATCGCGGCTCGCAACCGCCTCGCCGATGGTGGCCGAATCGTCCGGAGAAGGCGCCTCCGGAAAGCTGCCGGATTGAATCATCTGTTGCAGGATGCAAACAGCATAAAGGAGAGCGGCACTCGCTTTCGGTATAAATCCGAAACTCGCACCTTCATTCCCCAGGCGGTCGATTACGCTCGCAGCGTTACAGCATAGACGTCAGGAGAAGCATCATGACCGACCCCAATGTGGCCGCCGCGCTGCGGAGCATGAAGGTTCCCGAGCAGATGGCCGGCAGTCAGGCCCTGAAGGACTTCCTGATCAGCCAAAGCGAGATCGACCAAAGCTCCACCACCCTCGACGAGCAACTCAATGCCCACCGGCAGCTACTAGCCCTGCTCGTCGGCTCGCACTTGGAGGTCGTTAACATCCTCGGAGCGCTCGAGGAAGGCCTGGTGAAAGCGGCGCAGCGACCCACTTAGCAGGTGGCCAGTCAGCAGTCACTGGACTTCCATGCGA
It includes:
- a CDS encoding type II toxin-antitoxin system PemK/MazF family toxin; its protein translation is MRRGDIWQVDLEPARGSEANKQRPAVVVSNDRANAAATSLGRGVVTVVPVTSNIDKIYPFQVPLSAATSGLAVESKAQAEQVRSIAAQRLLRRIGQVSAAELAAIDDALRLHLTL
- a CDS encoding sulfotransferase family protein is translated as MHFISGLPRSGSTLLAALLRQNPRFEAGMSGPLAGLFGALLSQMSARNEFSVFIDDAKRERILRGLFDDFYADCPAEVIFDTSRAWCAWMPAIERLFPEAKVIACVRELSWVVDSIERLIQRNIFSPSSIFNYQPDGTVYTRANGVVAPDGMVGGPYDALKQACYGAQTDRLLLVQYETLSTDPAKVMHAIYAFLGEPAFEHDFGHVDYDVTEFDERAGTPGLHTVRGTVKAEPRATLLPPDLFNRFVNDAFWRNPLDIPEGLQVV